In Candidatus Methylomirabilota bacterium, a single window of DNA contains:
- a CDS encoding response regulator transcription factor: MLIGCGDSSRRRQWRDELRRNFTVREAREPAALQQSLTRLRPGVLVLDSGLCHARAIPTLHRLSPQTKIVFLATKPDEREGFAVLRSGALAYGDVAADPALLRKAVAIVETGEMWICREVLSRVLARLWPASRPRPPFGPVSLQALTSRQRQVATLVAHGASNQDVANQLGITEATVKAHLMPTFRKLGLSGRLSLAVLILGRRPLSKSTHDGGSTART; this comes from the coding sequence GTGCTCATCGGCTGCGGCGATTCCAGTCGTCGGCGGCAGTGGCGCGATGAGCTGCGCCGAAACTTCACCGTCCGCGAAGCGAGGGAGCCGGCCGCGCTCCAGCAAAGCCTGACGCGGCTCAGGCCCGGCGTGCTGGTGCTGGACTCCGGCCTCTGCCATGCCCGAGCCATCCCGACGCTGCACCGCCTCAGCCCGCAGACCAAGATCGTCTTCCTGGCCACGAAGCCGGATGAGCGGGAAGGGTTCGCCGTCCTTCGAAGCGGAGCGCTCGCCTACGGGGACGTGGCCGCGGACCCCGCCCTGCTGCGGAAGGCCGTAGCGATCGTCGAGACCGGGGAGATGTGGATCTGCCGCGAGGTGCTCTCGCGGGTGCTCGCCCGGCTGTGGCCCGCCAGCCGGCCGCGGCCCCCCTTCGGCCCCGTGTCCTTGCAAGCGCTGACCTCACGGCAGCGCCAGGTCGCGACACTGGTCGCCCACGGAGCCAGCAACCAGGACGTCGCGAACCAGCTGGGCATCACGGAGGCGACGGTCAAGGCGCACTTGATGCCCACGTTTCGGAAGCTCGGGCTCTCGGGCCGCCTGTCCCTCGCGGTGCTGATCCTGGGCCGTCGTCCGCTGTCGAAATCGACTCACGACGGCGGGTCCACAGCCCGCACCTGA